The following are encoded together in the Vibrio zhugei genome:
- the tsaD gene encoding tRNA (adenosine(37)-N6)-threonylcarbamoyltransferase complex transferase subunit TsaD, whose product MRILGIETSCDETGIAIYDDEQGLLSHQLYSQVKLHADYGGVVPELASRDHVKKAVPLIKQALADAKLTPADIDGVAYTAGPGLVGALLVGATIGRSLAYAWGVPAVAVHHMEGHLLAPMLEDSPPEFPFIAMLVSGGHTMIVEVRGIGDYTILGESIDDAAGEAFDKTAKLMGLDYPGGPLLAKLAEKGTPGRFKFPRPMTDRPGLDMSFSGLKTFTANTIAANENDEQTRADIAYAFQEAVCDTLAIKCKRALQQTGLKRIVIAGGVSANISLRQSLEALANKVGGSVHYPRTEFCTDNGAMIAYAGMQRLKNNEVTDLSIEARPRWPIDELSPIA is encoded by the coding sequence ATGCGCATTTTAGGTATCGAAACCTCTTGTGATGAGACGGGTATTGCGATTTACGATGATGAGCAGGGCTTATTATCACATCAATTATACAGCCAAGTAAAATTGCATGCAGATTATGGCGGAGTAGTGCCGGAGTTGGCCTCTCGTGACCATGTCAAAAAAGCCGTGCCATTAATAAAACAGGCGTTAGCGGACGCCAAACTGACGCCCGCCGATATCGATGGCGTGGCGTATACCGCCGGTCCGGGATTAGTCGGCGCGCTGCTAGTGGGCGCTACCATTGGGCGTAGTTTAGCCTATGCGTGGGGTGTGCCTGCTGTGGCGGTCCATCATATGGAAGGCCATTTGCTCGCTCCGATGTTAGAAGACTCTCCACCGGAGTTTCCGTTTATCGCGATGCTGGTCTCTGGCGGACACACCATGATTGTTGAAGTGCGTGGCATCGGTGATTACACCATTTTAGGGGAGTCGATTGATGATGCGGCCGGTGAAGCGTTTGATAAAACCGCCAAACTGATGGGGCTGGATTACCCCGGTGGACCGTTGCTGGCGAAATTGGCGGAAAAAGGCACGCCAGGGCGCTTTAAATTCCCGCGTCCGATGACGGACCGCCCAGGGCTCGATATGAGTTTCTCTGGATTAAAAACCTTTACGGCGAACACCATCGCGGCGAATGAGAATGATGAGCAAACCCGCGCCGATATCGCCTATGCATTCCAAGAAGCGGTATGTGATACGTTAGCGATTAAGTGCAAACGAGCGTTGCAGCAGACTGGATTAAAACGCATTGTGATCGCCGGTGGGGTGAGCGCGAATATTTCGCTGCGTCAGTCACTCGAAGCGTTAGCCAATAAAGTGGGCGGAAGTGTGCATTATCCACGGACTGAGTTCTGTACGGATAACGGCGCGATGATTGCCTACGCGGGCATGCAGCGTTTGAAAAATAACGAAGTGACCGATTTGAGCATTGAAGCTCGTCCTCGTTGGCCGATTGATGAGTTATCTCCCATCGCTTAG
- the rpsU gene encoding 30S ribosomal protein S21, translating to MPVVKVRENEPFDVALRRFKRSCEKAGILSEVRRREHYEKPTTVRKRAKAAAQKRHAKKLARENARRVRLY from the coding sequence ATGCCAGTAGTTAAAGTACGTGAAAACGAACCGTTCGACGTAGCTCTACGTCGTTTTAAGCGCTCTTGTGAAAAAGCAGGTATCCTTTCTGAAGTGCGTCGTCGTGAGCACTATGAAAAACCAACTACCGTTCGCAAACGCGCTAAAGCAGCAGCTCAAAAGCGTCACGCTAAAAAGCTTGCTCGTGAAAACGCACGTCGCGTTCGCTTGTACTAA